One Vanessa cardui chromosome 17, ilVanCard2.1, whole genome shotgun sequence DNA window includes the following coding sequences:
- the LOC124537030 gene encoding uncharacterized protein LOC124537030 codes for MPKTVLHYFPARALGEAIRLLLAYSGQEFEDHQIKFEDWEHFKTLMPFGQLPVLEIDGKMYAQSTAIARYLGQKNGLAGDNLEESFEIDQNIEFMIHIREEAADAIYDKDVTLKATEYEDNLKTLLTKLDEIINRNNGHIAAGKLTWGDFVFAGSFDYMKVMLRMPDLEKQYPSFQRVIDAVYSNEKMRTYKSISLYYNLTNMSLCTCTLNLSVQCRSRDKMYIVDIRHLKTREDSSDLNKPKKMSTVKLYYFQLKVAGEAIRMLLSYGGQEFEDIRVAREDWPELKPSMPFGQMPVLEIDGQKYAQSTAIARFLGRKYGLAGKDIEEDLQIDQIVDFFDDIRLKAVSVFYETDENVKAKKQEENEKNHYPVMLKKLEENITKNNGHMALGKLTWADFVFAGMYDVFKFLLKVPDIDEKYPSFKKVQEKVLAIPKVKAFCDKAPKSDY; via the exons ATGCCAAAAACAGTGTTACACTATTTCCCTGCCAGAGCTCTTGGCGAGGCCATCCGCTTACTCCTTGCGTATAGTGGCCAAGAATTCGAAGATCACCAAATTAAATTTGAGGATTGGGAACACTTCAAGACTT taatgcCATTTGGTCAACTGCCCGTACTTGAAATTGATGGAAAAATGTATGCTCAGAGTACAGCCATCGCTCGCTACCTCGGCCAGAAGAACGGGCTCGCGGGAGACAACTTAGAGGAAAGCTTTGAAATCGACCAGAATATCGAGTTTATGATTCATATACGAGAAG agGCAGCCGACGCCATCTACGACAAAGATGTAACATTAAAGGCCACTGAGTATGAAGATAATCTCAAGACTCTGCTCACAAAACTCGACGAGATCATAAATCGGAACAATGGTCACATTGCAGCAGGGAAG ctAACGTGGGGTGATTTCGTTTTCGCTGGAAGTTTCGATTACATGAAGGTGATGCTTCGCATGCCCGATTTGGAAAAGCAATACCCAAGCTTCCAGCGCGTTATTGATGCAGTGTACTCCAATGAGAAAATGAGGACCTATAAGTCTATCTCCCTATA ttataacttaacaAACATGTCGTTATGTACTTGTACTCTAAATCTTAGCGTTCAGTGCAGATCACgagataaaatgtatattgtagATATAAGGCACCTGAAAACTAGGGAGGATAGCTCAGATTTAAACAAGCCTAa AAAAATGTCGACGGTGAAGTTGTACTACTTCCAGCTGAAGGTGGCTGGTGAAGCCATCCGTATGCTACTTTCCTACGGCGGCCAGGAGTTCGAAGACATTAGGGTGGCGAGGGAAGATTGGCCGGAACTAAAACCAT CAATGCCGTTTGGCCAAATGCCGGTACTTGAGATCGATGGTCAAAAATATGCACAGAGTACTGCTATCGCGCGCTTCCTCGGCCGGAAATATGGTCTTGCTGGCAAGGACATCGAAGAGGACCTCCAGATCGATCAAATTGTTGACTTCTTCGACGACATTCGTTTAA AAGCTGTATCAGTTTTCTACGAGACAGATGAAAATGTGAAGGCTAAGAAGCAAGAGGAAAATGAAAAGAATCATTATCCAGTTATGTTGAAAAAGTTGGaagaaaatattactaaaaacaaTGGGCACATGGCTCTTGGAAAg ctcACTTGGGCAGATTTTGTTTTCGCTGGCATGTACgatgtttttaagtttttactTAAAGTACCTGACATAGACGAGAAGTACCCAAGCTTTAAGAAAGTACAGGAGAAGGTGCTGGCCATCCCCAAAGTGAAGGCTTTTTGTGACAAAGCTCCCAAGTCTGATTATTAA
- the LOC124536768 gene encoding glutathione S-transferase 2-like has protein sequence MPKYVFHYFPVKALGESARLLLAYGGQEFEDNRVTMEDWPAFKPSTPFGQMPVLEIDGKKYAQSMAIARYLGRKFGLSGDDIEMDFEIDQNIEFVNDIRAKAASVHYEPDEAAKEKKHEDFAKNVYPFLISKLDEMIKKNKGHIAAGKLTWADFVFAGMFDYLKAMLRMPDLEQKYPSFKQVIDAVYANPKVKAYSDNLPKSEHNI, from the exons ATGCCGAAATACGTTTTCCATTATTTCCCCGTCAAGGCTTTGGGAGAATCAGCTCGTCTCCTACTCGCGTATGGCGGACAGGAATTCGAAGATAATCGTGTCACAATGGAAGATTGGCCCGCATTCAAGCCAt CCACTCCGTTTGGTCAAATGCCGGTGCTGGAGATCGATGGCAAGAAATACGCTCAGAGTATGGCCATCGCGCGCTACCTCGGACGCAAGTTCGGTCTCTCGGGCGACGACATTGAAATGGACTTCGAGATCGACCAAAACATCGAGTTCGTAAACGACATTCGTGCAA AAGCGGCATCCGTACACTATGAGCCAGATGAGGCGGCCAAGGAAAAGAAACACGAAGATTTCGCGAAGAATGTATATCCATTTTTGATCAGCAAACTCGACGAGATGATTAAGAAGAACAAGGGTCACATCGCTGCTGGAAAG CTCACCTGGGCCGATTTCGTCTTCGCTGGTATGTTTGACTATCTGAAGGCTATGCTTCGTATGCCCGATCTGGAACAAAAGTACCCAAGCTTCAAGCAAGTCATTGACGCGGTATACGCCAACCCCAAAGTGAAGGCTTACAGTGATAATTTACCTAAGTCAGAACACAAcatctaa
- the LOC124536766 gene encoding glutathione S-transferase 2-like, translating to MPKTVLYYFPAKALGEAIRLLLAYSGQEFEDHRINYADWGSFKPLMPFGQMPVLEIDGKKYAQSTAIARYLGQKNGLAGDNLEESFEIDQNIEFLTDIRDEAAEVHYESDVKVKATKYENNLKNKYPAMLKKLDEIIKQNKGHIAAGKLTWGDFVFAGSFDYLKMMLRMPDLEKQYPSFKQVIDAVYSDEKVRIYSEKCPKAEF from the exons ATGCCAAAAACAGTGCTATACTATTTCCCCGCCAAAGCTCTTGGGGAGGCCATCCGCTTACTTCTTGCGTATAGTGGACAAGAATTCGAAGATCACCGAATTAACTATGCGGATTGGGGATCCTTCAAACCTC tGATGCCGTTTGGACAAATGCCTGTACTTGAAATTGATGGAAAGAAGTATGCGCAGAGTACAGCCATTGCCCGATACCTCGGTCAGAAGAACGGGCTCGCGGGAGACAACTTAGAGGAAAGTTTTGAAATCGACCAGAATATCGAGTTCCTGACTGACATACGAGATG AGGCAGCCGAAGTCCACTACGAAAGTGATGTAAAAGTAAAGGCTACGAAGTATGAGAATAATCTCAAGAACAAATACCCGGCTATGCTCAAAAAACTCGACGAGATCATCAAACAGAACAAGGGTCATATTGCGGCAGGAAAG cTAACGTGGGGTGATTTCGTTTTCGCCGGTAGTTTCGATTACTTGAAGATGATGCTTCGAATGCCTGATTTGGAAAAACAATACCCAAGTTTTAAGCAAGTCATTGATGCAGTGTACTCTGATGAGAAAGTGAGGATCTACAGCGAGAAATGCCCAAAGGctgaattttaa
- the LOC124536764 gene encoding non-structural maintenance of chromosomes element 3 homolog produces MISMNRSGSSLTEDQTDNLAVNECVRYILSREGSKIPIKQCDIRKHLEDNFNAPRNLMKNIISSANNVLKNVYGYKLVQVDAKQSQYIVVLNKPCTISMLSTYNNPQHRKLLIAALTHIYMSGTPIKEDDMWKFLTEAQLMKEFDVDKKKLLIKTFTRQMYLKYTKGRNDIFFFEWGQRAEEEIPKIFLLNKMSEAFNVAPDYWSEQYIKATRNENDDNGE; encoded by the exons ATGATTTCAATGAATCGTTCAGGAAGTAGCCTTACCGAGGACCAAACGGATAATTTAGCTGTAAATGAATGTGTAAGATACATACTTTCTCGAGAAGGCAGTAAAATACCTATTAAACAATGTGACATAAGAAAACATTTAGAAGACAATTTTAATGCACCTCGTAatcttatgaaaaatattatatccagTGCTAATAATGTGTTGAAGAAT GTATACGGTTACAAACTTGTACAGGTGGATGCAAAACAATCACAATACATAGTGGTGCTAAACAAACCCTGTACCATCTCTATGTTATCTACTTACAATAATCCACAACACAGAAAACTCTTAATTGCAGCTttaacacacatatatatgtcaGGAACACCAATTAAAGAAG atgACATGTGGAAATTTCTCACTGAAGCACAATTGATGAAGGAGTTTGATGTTGACAAGAAGAAGCTTCTAATTAAAACATTCACCAGACagatgtatttaaaatacacaaaa GGTAGAAATGATATATTCTTTTTTGAATGGGGTCAACGAGCTGAGGAAGAAATACCTAAAATATTTCTGCTTAATAAAATGTCAGAG GCATTCAATGTAGCACCAGACTATTGGTCAGAACAGTACATTAAAGCGACGAGAAATGAAAATGATGACAATGgtgaataa